The genomic interval AAACATCAAGGGGATCATCAGATAATTGAAGGTGGCGCCATAAACGAGGGGAAAGGCGCCGAAGATCACCCCACCGGCGACCACCAGCCAGGTCTCATTGGCGTCCCAGGTTCCGGCCATGGACGCCATGACGGCGGCGCGGTCATTCTCGTTCTCGAGCATCAGGGAAAAGACACCCGCGCCGAGATCGGCACCATCCAGAACGATGTAGATGACAAAGAAGAGGCCCAGCAGGATCCACCAGAAGGTCCCGAGGGAGCTGTGTATACGCAGGATTTCGCTGATACCATTCATGATGTTCTCCGAATGCCGCGGGACTTGCGGGTCCCGCGATGATGCCAAGAGGGGTTAGCGTGTCTTTTCCAGAGTCGGCTTGGCAAAGCTCGGCTGCGCAATTCCGCCGCCGCTGGCTGCCGTATCGGAACTGCCCACGACCGGACTATCCAGATCCGGACCCTTCTTGATGATGCGGGAAAAGAAGTACCAGGCGCCGCTCCAGACCATCAGCTCAAAGGCGATGTAACCCGCAAACCAAAGACTCTCAGCGCCCACGCTCATGTGGCTGACACCCTGCCAGGTGCGCATGAGGCCGTACACCACCCAGGGCTGACGCCCGATCTCACGGGTCCACCAGCCGGTCCACACGGCCAGATAGGGCAGAAAGCCGCTGAACACCATGAGCCGCAGAAAGTTGGGATGGCGGCGCAGCTTTTCGGCCGTCAACTCCCCGCGCAGGCGCAGGAGATTACCCCACAAGGCCATGAAAAAGAGGAAAAAGCCGATGGCGACCATGATCCGGAAGGCATAGAAAGGTACCCAGACATTGGGCCGATCCTTGACGGGGAAGTGATCCATGCCCGTCACCACACCATTCCAAGTGTGGGTCTCCAACAGGCTCAGGACGTGGGGAATCTGGATGCTGAACAGATTCTTACCCGCCTGTACGTCGGGAATGGCGATGAGATTCCAGCTGGTGTCCGGCTCGCCGTTGGCAAGATAGGTGTGGAAATGTCCTTCCATGGCCGCAAGAGAGGTCGGTTGGTCGGCCGCCACCTCTCGACCCAATTCGTCGCCGATGAAGATCTGCAGGGGCGTGATGACGATGAGCGCGAGCAGGGTGGGCTTCAGCAGGGTGGTGAAAAGATCGGCATTGCGATTCTTCAGGATGAACCAGGCCGACACCGCGGCAAAGAAAAAGAGCGAAAGCTCCAGAGTGGCGATCCACATGTGCGGGAAGCCGATGTCGAAGTTGGGGTTGAAGATGGCGGTCCACCAGTTGGTCACCTGGAAGAGACCGTTCTTGAGTACCACTCCCGTCGGCGTCTGCATCCAGCCATTGGCCACCAGAATCCACATGGCCGAGAGGCTGGAGGAGAGTGCGACATTGAAGGTAGAGAAGAGGTGCATCCCCTTGCCGATCTTGCCCCAGCCGAAGATCATCAGGCCGATGAAGCCCGCCTCGTACATGAAGGCGGTGATGGTCTCAAAGCCCAGGATGTTGCCGAAGAAAGGCCCCACGGCCTGGGAGAAAGGCCCGTAGAGGATGCCGAAGGCCATCTCCATGGTGACACCGGTGGCCACACCGGCGCCGAAGTTGACGATGAAGAGCTTTTCGAAAAAGCGCTGTAGGCGGTACCACTTTTCGTTCCCCGAGCGCAGCCAGGCCCACTCCAGAAGAAAGAGCAGCCAGGACATGCCGATGGTCACCGGCGTCCAGAGGATGTGCATGGACGTGATGAAGGCAAAGTCCAGACGGCTGAGCAGGATGGGGAGGGTATTCTCCAGAATCATGTCGTTTCCCTCGTGAAAACTCTAGGATGTTTTGCGGTAAGCAAAAGGGATGAAAGCAGCTTTTGTTCCAGATAAAAACGCTCAGATTATCTGGTAATATTAACAGATGGTTATCTTATTATCGGTCGGGCCGCTTCAGTTCGGCTGGTTTATATGCACCATTCTGGCTGGTGCATATAAACCGGTCTGGTGTTTTTCCCGGAAGATCCATGGCGGTATAGGGTCGGTGAGCGTCGCCCATGAGGCCCGTTCTGTCCGCGCCTAGTTCGTGCCTAGGAGGCGGGTATGGCCTTCACCTGGGTTTTTAGCCGAAGGATGCGGAGCTTCCAGCGCCCATGCGGGGGCGGCAGGAGCTTGGTCAGGCGTTGTTCCAGCAGCCGTCGAAAAGCCCGCTGCGTGGTGGCTGAGCGGTCCAGTTGGTCGAGCTGCGGGTAGGATAGGAGGGTGTTGGTGATCACGGCTTCCACCGCACTTTGTGGCAGAGTGGGTGCGAGCGACCCTGGCGGACCCGAGAGCTCGGCCAGCGGGCGGATCTCCAGGGCGCGAAGCGCACCGTCGATACGCACCGTAGCGCCGTAGTTACCCAAGGCGAGGGTGTGGGTCTGCAGGGTGGGCGCTGGTGGGCGAGGCACTGGGCTGGGCGGTGTCGGTCTGCCGGTGAAAAAGAGCAGACCGCCCACCAGCAATAGCGCCACCAGCACACCGAGCCAGAGTCCACGACTGGACTTCGTGCTGGTCCTTTTTATGGCCATGGCTGCTCTCCCCTGCGGTTTGTGCCCATACGCTGCAGACTCTATCATGAAGCTTGGAGGGAATCGCGAGAGTTCCCGTGGACCCAGCCGCGAGTGCTTAGGAGGGAGCTGGATGGGTGAAGGTCAATTACGCCGCGAGGGCGGCAAGTTCGGATTGCTGTACGCAAGCCTGGGCGCCATCGTCGGATCGGGCTGGTTGTTTGGGCCACTGCATGCCGCCCAGCAGGCCGGACCCCTGAGTCTCGTCTCCTGGCTCATCGGTGCCGCTGCCATTCTCCTGCTGGCGCTGGTCTATGCCGAACTCGGTCCGCTCATCCCGCGCAGCGGTGCCATCGTCCACATCAGCCACTTGGGTAATGGTTCACTGCTGGGCTGGATCTGGGGCTGGATCCTGTTCTTTTCCTACGTGACCATTGCGCCCGTGGAAGTCACGGCGGTCCTCACCTACGCCAACAATTATCTGCCGGGCTTTTTGCAGGAAGGTGCCCAAGGCTTGCTCAGCCGCCGCGGTTTCGTGGCTGCGGTACTGCTTCTCGGCATTTTCGTCGCTTTCAATTTTCTGGTGATCCGCTGGGTGCTGCGCATCAACAGCGTAGCTACCTGGTGGAAGCTGCTCATTCCGGCGGCGACGGTCTTCGTGCTCGTATCCTTGTCCTGGCATCCGGAAAACCTGCACTTGCTGCCCAGCCACGGTGCCCTGGAGAGCATGTTCGCCGCCGTGGCCACCAGCGGGATCGTCTTCAGCTTCTTCGGTTTCCGTCAGGCCATCGATCTGGCCGGAGAGAGCAAGGACCCTGGGCGCAGTCTGCCCGTCGCTGTCATCGGTGCCGTAATCCTCAGCGCCCTCCTGTATGAGGGCCTACAGTTTGCCTTCCTGGTAGCCGTGAACCCCGCGGATCTGAGTCACGGAGGCTGGGCGGGGGTGGACTTTCCGGGGCTCACGGGGCCCTTCGCCGCCCTGGCTCTGGCGGTGGGGGCCGGTTGGTGGAGTACGGTGTTGTACATCGATGCGCTGATATCGCCCGCCGGCACCGGCTTCATTTATGTGACCTCTGCTGCGCGGGTGAGCATGGCCGCCGGTGAGATGGGGGTGTTCCCACGCTTTTTCACGCACATCAACCGCTTTGGCGTGCCGTGGCGAGCGCTGCTGCTGGTCTATGGCGTGGGGATCCTGTTTTTCTTTCCCTTCCCGTCCTGGCAGAAGCTGGTGGGCTATATCTCCTCGGTCACGGTGCTGTCCTATGCCCTCGGGCCCATCGTTCTGCTGCAGTTGCGCCGTGCCATGCCGAAGGCGCCCCGGCCGTTTCGCCTTTGGGCAGCACCCATCCTCGCACCCCTGGCCTTTATCGTCTCCAATTGGATCATTTTCTGGGCGGGCGTTAAAACCCTGAGTTTTACCTTCACGGCTCTGGCCCTGCTCCTCGGTCTCTACCTGCTGCGTCGGCTTTTCACGCCCGCGCCGGAGCGCAAACCGCTGGGACTGCGCCACATGTGGTGGGTCTTCCCCTACTTTGCTCTGCTGTGGCTGTGCGGTTATCTCGGGCCCAGGGACTTGGGTGGGCTCGGTCACATAACCTTTTTCACGGATATGGCCATCGTTGCCCTCCTGAGTTTGACGGTGCTGCGCTTGGCCATGACCTTTGCGGTCCCCGATCGGGAGATTTTGCGCTACATGGCCGAGATCAACGAAAGCAAGGCGGTGACGGGACCCTGAAATCGCTGCGTCCGCCGCGGGTACTCAGGGGTTAGGGCGCCCCTGGGCGATGGGCCCGTACGATGCCATTCAGCCGTCGTAGCGGAGGGAAAGGTCCAGACTCCGGACGTCGCGGGTGAGGCTGCCGACGGACAGGTAATCCACGCCTGTGGCCGCCACCTCCCGCAGATTGTGCAGGCCGAGATTGCCTGAGGCTTCCAGGGGAATCCGGCCGCCAACCCGCTCTACGGCGCGGCGCAGGTCGGCAAGGGCAAAGTTGTCCAGAAGGATCATGTCTGGCCTGTGCGCGAGGGCTTCCTCCAGTTGCTCGAGGTTTTCCACCTCGATCTCGATCCGAGTAAGGACCGGCGCCAGCGCACGTGCGGCTCGAAGGGCAGGGCCGATCCCGCCCATGGCGGCGATGTGGTTTTCCTTGATGAGGATGCCATCGAAGAGCCCCAGGCGATGGTTGTGTCCGCCACCGATGCGAACCGCGTACTTCTGCGCGAGACGCAGCCCGGGCAAGGTCTTGCGCGTGTCCAGCAAACGTGCGGGCAGGCCCTGGAGCAGCTGGACATGCTGCCGTACCCGACTCGCGGTGCCCGAGAGCAACTGCAGAAAATTGAGCGCCGTGCGTTCCGCCGTGAGCAGGGGGCCGGCCGGGCCCTCCAGAGTACACAGTACGGTGTCGGCGGTGAACTCCGTCCCTTCGGCTACCAGCCAGTGGCAGCGGATCTCGGGGGAACAGTACCGAAACACGGCGTCGGCGTAAGGACGACCGCAGAGGATACCCGGCTCACGGCTGAGGATGTGGGCGTGCAGCTCGAGCTTCGGCGCGATGAGGGCAGCGCTGAGGTCGCCGCTGCCGATGTCCTCGGCCAAGGCGCGCTCGACGCTGAGTTCAAGATCGGTGGGGAGCATGCTCACGGGCGGTCAGCCTCTCCTGTGGGTTCTGCTGTGCCCATTGGCTTTGCTGGGCACGGCAGGGCTTCGTATCCCGGCATTGTCCAGGATCCGGGTGTCTGGGATCCCCGGGCACTAGGCCAGTTCACGCAGACGCGCTTCCTGCGCCGCCAGTTGCTGAAGGGCACGCTCGAGTTCGTCCAGGCGTTCTTCCTCCTTGACGACCACGGCAGCGGGGGCGCGCTCACGGAAACTGTCCTGGGCGAGCTTGGCGCGGGTTTTCTGCAGATCCTGCTCAAGTCGCCGACGTTCCCGTTCCAGCCGTCCGCGCTCGGCCTCCAGGTCGATGACTCCGGCTAGGGGGACCAGCAAACGGAGGTCGCCCACCAGGGCCAGCGCCGCCGGCGGGGCCTCTTGCCCGTCCTCCAGCCAGTCCAGGCTACTGAGCTTGCCGAGACTGAAAAGCCAGGGCGAGAACGCTCGGACCCGTTGCCGGTCCTGCGCCGTGCCACCCTGCAGCAGCAGGGGGAGGGGGCGCGCTGGCGGGATGTCCATTTCACCGCGGATGGAGCGTAGGGCGGTGATGAAGGCCACGAGCCAGTGTACTTGCGCCTCGCTCTGCCTGTGAATACGGTCGAGGTCGGCCTTGGGGTAGGGGGCCAGGGCGATACTGGGACCGCCAAGGCCCACCATGGGCGCGACCCTCTGCCAGAGCGTTTCGGTGATGAACGGCATGAAGGGATGGAGCAGACGCAAGCCGGCCTCGAGAACGCGCAGCAGGGTGCGCCGGCTGCCACGCTGCTGGGCGACCGTGAAGTCCCCCTCACCACGCAGCGCAGGCTTGGCAAGTTCGATATACCAGTCGCAGTAGTCGTTCCAGAAAAACTGGTACAGGGCCTGGGCGGCGTCGGCAAAACGATACTGATCGATGGCGTCGTTCACAGCGGCCTCGGTCTCCTGCAGGCGGCCGATGATCCAGCGCTCCGGGGCGAGGAGTTCGCTCTCGCCCTCGAGGTCGTCCACGTGTTCCACCTGCATGGTGGCGAAGCGGGCGGCATTCCAGATCTTGTTGCAGAAATTGCGCGAGCCTTCGACGCGCTTGAGATCGAAGCGGATATCCCGTCCCTGGGTAGCCAGGGATGCCAGAGTGAAGCGCAACGCGTCGGTGCCGTAGGCGGGAATGCCCTGGGGGAATTCCTTGCGGGTTGCCTGTTCGATCTTTTGCGCCATGTGCGGTTGCAGGAGTCCCTGGGTGCGCTTGGCCACCAGCGCCTCCAGATCGATGCCGTCCATGAGATCCAGGGGGTCGAGAACATTCCCCTTGGATTTGCTCATCTTCTGGCCCTCGCCATCGCGCACGAGGCCGTGCACGTAGACTTCCCGGAAGGGCACCTCGTCCATGAAACGCAGGCCCATCATCACCATGCGCGCGACCCAGAAAAAAATGATATCGAAACCGGTGACCAGGACGCTGGTGGGATAGAATTCCTGCAATTCCGGGGTCCTTGCGGGCCAGCCCAGGGTGGTGAAGGGCCAGAGGGCGGAACTGAACCAGGTGTCGAGCACATCGGGATCGCGCTCCAGGGGAACGGTCATGCCGTAGTGCCTTTGCGCCTCGGCCGCTGCCGTGGCTTCATCCCGGGCCACAAAGACCTGACCGTCTGGTCCATACCAGGCGGGGATCTGATGTCCCCACCAGAGTTGACGGGAGATGCACCAATCCTGGATACGGTGCATCCAGTCGAAATAGGTCTTGGTCCAGTTCTCCGGCACAAAGCGCAGCCGGCCTGTCTCCACTGCAGCGATGGCCGGCTCCGCCAGGGGAGCGACGCGCACGTACCACTGGTCGGTGAGGAAGGGTTCGATGACGGCGCCGGAACGATCGCCGCGGGGTACCGTCAGACGGTGTTCGTCGGTGCGTTCCAGCAGACCCTCGGCTTCCAGCTGCGCAATCACTGCGCGTCGTGCGGCATAGCGGTCCAGTCCCCGCAGGGCCTCGGGGATGGGGGCCTGCCAGTGGGCACCGAAGACCTCGCCCTCGCTGCGGATGTGCGCGTCGGGCGTGAAGACGTTGACGAGGGGCAGATGGTGCCGCTGCCCCAGCTCATAGTCGTTGAAGTCGTGGGCTGGGGTGATTTTCACGCAACCGGAGCCGAACTCGGGATCGACATAGTCGTCGGCAACGACGGGAATCTCCCGACCGACGATGGGCAGGCGTAGGCGGCGACCCACGAAGGACCGATAGCGCGGGTCTTCCGGGTGCACGGCGACGGCGACGTCGCCCAGCAGGGTCTCGGGACGGGTGGTGGCCACCACCAGCTGGCCGCTGCCGTCGACGAGGGGGTAGCGAATGTGCCAGAGCTTGCCCATCTCCTCCTCGCTCAGTACCTCGAGGTCGGAGACGGCCGTCTGCAGGACGGGATCCCAGTTTACCAGACGCTTGCCGCGATAGATGAGGCCCTGTTCGTAGAGGCGGACAAAGACCTCCGTGACCGCCTCAGACAGGCCGCTGTCCAGGGTGAAGCGTTGTCGACTCCAGTCGCAGCTGCTACCCAGCCGACGGATCTGGTGGACGATGCGGTCTCCCGATGCCTCGCGCCAGCGCCAGACGCGCTCCAGAAAAGCGGTCCGGCCCATCTCCCGTCGTTCGAGGCCCTCTCGCTGGAGCTGTCGCTCCACCAGCATCTGGGTGGCGATGCCGGCGTGATCGGTGCCCGGTTGCCACAGCACCCGCTCACCGCGCATGCGATGGGTTCGCACCAGGACATCCATCAGGGTATCCTGAAAGGCGTGCCCCATGTGCAAGGTGCCGGTGACGTTGGGTGGGGGCAGCATGATGCAGTAGGCAGGACCGTCGCCCCTGGGAGCGAATACTTTGTGCGTTTCCCAACGTCGGTAGCAGTCGTCTTCGATCTCCGCGGGCGCGAAGGGACGATCGAAAATGTCCGTCATGCCTCTCTTCCTGGATTGGGGTTGGCTTCGGCTTCGGCCACATCGGGATGCAGGGCCTGATCGAATCCCTCGTGCAGGACCTGCTGCAGGATATTGGGCAGGCTATCCTGCAATTCTTTGCTGATGCTCTCGCGCAGACGTATGCCCTCCAGGGAAAGGGCGCGCAGCACGGCAATGCTGACCTGCTCTTTCCAGACCTTTTGCAGGTGTTGGGTAAGGCGTTCCTCGAGTTCGCTCAGTACCCGCCGTTCCACTTCCTGGAACAAAAGGGTCTCGAATTCCTGGAGGAAGTCCATGTCCAGTGCTGGGCCAGCGGCTTCGGCTTCGGCGGCTGGGGTTCGGGCGCCGGCTGCCTCGTCCGCCGGGGTGGCGCTGTAATGAAAGGAGAGATTGCGGATGCGCTCCAGGGCCTCGGCCAGGTCCGCCTCTTCCATGCTGGTGGCTGGCTGCGCATCGCCGGCGGATGCGGTCACTTCGGATGTGCTGGCGCCAACGTTCACCGGGCTGGCGATGGCCTGCTCAGCTGCCACCCTGGGCACACGGTCAACGGGGTGGTATTGGTCCGCATCCTCGGGATCGACGACCGATGTCCCCGCGCTTGCGGGTACGGCCGGAGTCTCCAGGGTTGGCGCTGTCTGCGCTGGCGCCGTGGGCTCGTGCAGTTCGTCCCCCGCGGCCGGGTCTGGCGCCAAAATGGGCTCTGGATCGGGTAGCGGCCCCCGTTCGTCGGTGTCTGGCGCCTTGGGTTCCACCGTACTGCGTGAGCCGTGCCACAGGGGTGGCGGTAGTCCTTCGCGGACCAGATTGGTGAGCAGGAGCGGCTCCACGTCCTCGGGGAGCTCTTCTACGGCGAGAATGGGTTCTTGGCGCGAAGGGGATGACATGGCTGAGCTCCGTCAGGCTTCCAAAGTGTAGGTCTGTATAGTGTAGCCTGCCTCGCGCAGGATTCGGTACCGCTGGCGGGCGTCCGCCACACCGGACTCGTCCGGAGGGATGAAATCGAGCAGGCGCGCTGCATCCGGCAAGTTTCCGGGGAGTTCGCGCAGTCCCACCAGAGCCAAGGCTGGCGCCGGCCGCAGCACCGAAGCGTCGGTGCCGGCATAGAGGCAGACGGGTTCCTGCGGGTCGCGTCCGTGGGGCGTGAAGGCGCCGGCCTGATAGGTCCAGAGGAGATCGTCCATGCTTTCGGCCAACTCCTCATCCCGGCAGAGGATGTTGACCTGACCCAGTACCTGCCAGGCCTTGGCAACGACTCGGCAGACGGCACGGTGCTGCTCCGTTGCCGTGAGCAGATTCGCAGGCAGGCGGTAAAAGCTGGCGCTGGGCAAGGGCTAAGTCTCAGCGCGGTTTGCTGGCACGCCGCCTGAGGTATTCCACCAGAAGCGGCACAGGCCGGCCCGTCGCTCCCTTGTGCTCGCCGCTTTTCCAGGCGACTCCGGCGATGTCCAGGTGCGCCCAGGGGATATCTTCCACGAACCGCGAGAGGAAACAGGCAGCGGTGATGGTACCGGCTGGGCGGCCGCCGACATTGCTGAGATCGGCAAAGGGGCTTTTCAACTGTTCGTGGTAGACCTCGAAGAGCGGCAGTTCCCAGGCGCGATCGAGGCTTTGGCGACCCGCCTCCAGCAGATCCTGGACCAGCGTCGCGTCGGTGCCGAGCACCGCGGCCGTCTGGTGCCCCAGGGCAATGATGCAGGCCCCCGTGAGGGTCGCCATGTCGATGATGGCCGCCGGCTTGAAGCGGCGGGCGTAGGTGAGGGCATCGGCGAGAATGAGCCGCCCCTCGGCATCGGTATTGAGGATTTCAACGGTCAGGCCACTCATGCTCTTGTGGATGTCTCCGGGCTTCGTGGCCTTGCCATCGGGGAGATTTTCCGATGCGGGAACGACGACGCTGAGGTTCAGCGGCAGACGGAGGTCGGCGGCGGCACGGATGGCGGCCAGGGCCGTTGCCCCACCGCACATATCGTATTTCATCTCGTCCATCTTGTCGGCGGGTTTCAGGGAGATACCGCCGGCATCGAAGGTGAGCCCCTTGCCCACCAATACCAGCGGGGCGGCAGCGCTGTCGGCACCACGGTAATGCAGGACGATGAGGCGCGGTTCCTGGCGCGAGCCCTGGGCCACGCCCAACAGGAGCTGCATGCCAAGCTCCTCCATCTGCGCCGGGCCGAGGATTTCGGCCTCGATCCCGCGGCTGGACGCCATGGCCTCGGCCTGCTCGGCGAGCCAGGTGGGGGTGCAGACGTTGCCCGGCTCATTGGCGAGATCTCGCGCCCACGCCGCAGCCTCGCTGGTGATACGGGCGGCGTCGGCGGCGGCGAAGATAGCCTCGCTTTGCGGGGCGAGGTGATCGTCCACGGCCAGGGTTAAGGTCTGCAATTCCCGGCGCGCAGTCTCGGCGGGCGCTTTGTGATGATCGAAGCGATACTGTCCATCGGCGATGGCCTGTACGGCGATCTCGGCCAGCGCCGCCGGCTCGCGCGTGGGGACGTCGA from Acidithiobacillus caldus ATCC 51756 carries:
- a CDS encoding cytochrome ubiquinol oxidase subunit I translates to MILENTLPILLSRLDFAFITSMHILWTPVTIGMSWLLFLLEWAWLRSGNEKWYRLQRFFEKLFIVNFGAGVATGVTMEMAFGILYGPFSQAVGPFFGNILGFETITAFMYEAGFIGLMIFGWGKIGKGMHLFSTFNVALSSSLSAMWILVANGWMQTPTGVVLKNGLFQVTNWWTAIFNPNFDIGFPHMWIATLELSLFFFAAVSAWFILKNRNADLFTTLLKPTLLALIVITPLQIFIGDELGREVAADQPTSLAAMEGHFHTYLANGEPDTSWNLIAIPDVQAGKNLFSIQIPHVLSLLETHTWNGVVTGMDHFPVKDRPNVWVPFYAFRIMVAIGFFLFFMALWGNLLRLRGELTAEKLRRHPNFLRLMVFSGFLPYLAVWTGWWTREIGRQPWVVYGLMRTWQGVSHMSVGAESLWFAGYIAFELMVWSGAWYFFSRIIKKGPDLDSPVVGSSDTAASGGGIAQPSFAKPTLEKTR
- a CDS encoding APC family permease; amino-acid sequence: MGEGQLRREGGKFGLLYASLGAIVGSGWLFGPLHAAQQAGPLSLVSWLIGAAAILLLALVYAELGPLIPRSGAIVHISHLGNGSLLGWIWGWILFFSYVTIAPVEVTAVLTYANNYLPGFLQEGAQGLLSRRGFVAAVLLLGIFVAFNFLVIRWVLRINSVATWWKLLIPAATVFVLVSLSWHPENLHLLPSHGALESMFAAVATSGIVFSFFGFRQAIDLAGESKDPGRSLPVAVIGAVILSALLYEGLQFAFLVAVNPADLSHGGWAGVDFPGLTGPFAALALAVGAGWWSTVLYIDALISPAGTGFIYVTSAARVSMAAGEMGVFPRFFTHINRFGVPWRALLLVYGVGILFFFPFPSWQKLVGYISSVTVLSYALGPIVLLQLRRAMPKAPRPFRLWAAPILAPLAFIVSNWIIFWAGVKTLSFTFTALALLLGLYLLRRLFTPAPERKPLGLRHMWWVFPYFALLWLCGYLGPRDLGGLGHITFFTDMAIVALLSLTVLRLAMTFAVPDREILRYMAEINESKAVTGP
- the nadC gene encoding carboxylating nicotinate-nucleotide diphosphorylase; translated protein: MLPTDLELSVERALAEDIGSGDLSAALIAPKLELHAHILSREPGILCGRPYADAVFRYCSPEIRCHWLVAEGTEFTADTVLCTLEGPAGPLLTAERTALNFLQLLSGTASRVRQHVQLLQGLPARLLDTRKTLPGLRLAQKYAVRIGGGHNHRLGLFDGILIKENHIAAMGGIGPALRAARALAPVLTRIEIEVENLEQLEEALAHRPDMILLDNFALADLRRAVERVGGRIPLEASGNLGLHNLREVAATGVDYLSVGSLTRDVRSLDLSLRYDG
- a CDS encoding valine--tRNA ligase; this translates as MTDIFDRPFAPAEIEDDCYRRWETHKVFAPRGDGPAYCIMLPPPNVTGTLHMGHAFQDTLMDVLVRTHRMRGERVLWQPGTDHAGIATQMLVERQLQREGLERREMGRTAFLERVWRWREASGDRIVHQIRRLGSSCDWSRQRFTLDSGLSEAVTEVFVRLYEQGLIYRGKRLVNWDPVLQTAVSDLEVLSEEEMGKLWHIRYPLVDGSGQLVVATTRPETLLGDVAVAVHPEDPRYRSFVGRRLRLPIVGREIPVVADDYVDPEFGSGCVKITPAHDFNDYELGQRHHLPLVNVFTPDAHIRSEGEVFGAHWQAPIPEALRGLDRYAARRAVIAQLEAEGLLERTDEHRLTVPRGDRSGAVIEPFLTDQWYVRVAPLAEPAIAAVETGRLRFVPENWTKTYFDWMHRIQDWCISRQLWWGHQIPAWYGPDGQVFVARDEATAAAEAQRHYGMTVPLERDPDVLDTWFSSALWPFTTLGWPARTPELQEFYPTSVLVTGFDIIFFWVARMVMMGLRFMDEVPFREVYVHGLVRDGEGQKMSKSKGNVLDPLDLMDGIDLEALVAKRTQGLLQPHMAQKIEQATRKEFPQGIPAYGTDALRFTLASLATQGRDIRFDLKRVEGSRNFCNKIWNAARFATMQVEHVDDLEGESELLAPERWIIGRLQETEAAVNDAIDQYRFADAAQALYQFFWNDYCDWYIELAKPALRGEGDFTVAQQRGSRRTLLRVLEAGLRLLHPFMPFITETLWQRVAPMVGLGGPSIALAPYPKADLDRIHRQSEAQVHWLVAFITALRSIRGEMDIPPARPLPLLLQGGTAQDRQRVRAFSPWLFSLGKLSSLDWLEDGQEAPPAALALVGDLRLLVPLAGVIDLEAERGRLERERRRLEQDLQKTRAKLAQDSFRERAPAAVVVKEEERLDELERALQQLAAQEARLRELA
- a CDS encoding DNA polymerase III subunit chi, with the protein product MPSASFYRLPANLLTATEQHRAVCRVVAKAWQVLGQVNILCRDEELAESMDDLLWTYQAGAFTPHGRDPQEPVCLYAGTDASVLRPAPALALVGLRELPGNLPDAARLLDFIPPDESGVADARQRYRILREAGYTIQTYTLEA
- a CDS encoding leucyl aminopeptidase, with amino-acid sequence MEIVVRTVDPCRDPLDCLIVPLFADGDLPKAAAAVNEAGSGALKKRVEQGDFRGECGQTLTLYDVPGIQAARLLLVGVGKSDKISALNYQKAMLAAGRALADKGVVHATLLGLDLDVPTREPAALAEIAVQAIADGQYRFDHHKAPAETARRELQTLTLAVDDHLAPQSEAIFAAADAARITSEAAAWARDLANEPGNVCTPTWLAEQAEAMASSRGIEAEILGPAQMEELGMQLLLGVAQGSRQEPRLIVLHYRGADSAAAPLVLVGKGLTFDAGGISLKPADKMDEMKYDMCGGATALAAIRAAADLRLPLNLSVVVPASENLPDGKATKPGDIHKSMSGLTVEILNTDAEGRLILADALTYARRFKPAAIIDMATLTGACIIALGHQTAAVLGTDATLVQDLLEAGRQSLDRAWELPLFEVYHEQLKSPFADLSNVGGRPAGTITAACFLSRFVEDIPWAHLDIAGVAWKSGEHKGATGRPVPLLVEYLRRRASKPR